In the genome of Planococcus donghaensis, the window TTGTCGTTGCGAACTTTCGATCCTGTTTCGCCGCGTAACAAGTCGCCACCTGTTTCCGTGATAATGTTGTTTGTAACTTGGTTCGCAATAGCAGTTGAGACCATTTGCAACAATGAGTTAACATCGCTTTGCGATTGTTTAAATTCTTGAACGATTGGCACTGCGTCAATTTCTTCTTCGATTTTGGCAATTTTGCCTTCGATTAAATTTAATGCACGCTCTTTGCCATATGCTTGGAAGTTTACTGCTTGTTTTTGCAAGCTTTTCAAGCTAGCGATTTTCTCACGAATTTGTTGGTTTTCGTTAATTTGTGCTTCTGCACGTTTAAAGAAATCTACTTCTTCTGTTGCTGCGATCATATCGGCAACTTCGCGTGCTTTGTCGACGATTTCTTGTTTTGTGTATGTCATTTTTAAACACCCATTTCTTGGCCCGCTGCAGCTTCTTGTTGTTCACCGTTTTGCGGCCATGTTTTAGTTTCGGTAAATCAGACTTCGACATCTTTATTTGAAGTACAAAACCTAACTGTGCAATTACATACAGTATGGTTCTTCCTTTTGATAGTACGTTAATCATTTTTGAAACCTTATGACCTGTTCGAGTTTCCGAAAGAAATGATTATCCATTTCCACAAAAATTCTTTTTACTCACTCTCTCATTATACTGAAAATGAGGCTTGCACTTCAAGGTCTCTGCTCTAATTGTCGAAGTTTCGTCACGAAGCTATAAATTTATCCTCGGAATGGATAATCTTCATTGATATAAACACGCTCAAAGCTTGTCGCTTTACCCGTTTGATCATCCACTTCTGTGAAAAATCCACTTACAACTGAACGGCCACGTTTCGGCACTTCAAATCGAGTTGGCATATTCGTTTTAAAACGATACAACACAGCTTCTTTGTTCATACCTAATATTTCATCATATGGTCCTGTCATACCCACATCTGAGATATACGCAGTACCATTTGGTAATATGCGTGCATCAGCAGTTTGAACATGCGTATGAGTTCCAACGACCACTGAAGCGCGGCCATCTAAATGCCACCCCATCGCAATTTTTTCACTTGTTGCTTCTGCGTGGAAATCGACAAATACTAATGGCGAAATGGCTTTAGCTTCGGCTACAAGCTCATCTGCTTTTTGGAATGGGTCTTCATGAGGCGGCAAAAAAACACGTCCATGTAAATTTATAACCGATAAGGTTTGGCCATTTTTGGTGACTGTAGCCATGCCACGACCTGGTGCTTCATCTGAAAAGTTTGCTGGACGAATCAAGTAATCAACTTCATCAATAAAATCAAAAATCTCTTTTTGATCCCAAGTATGGTTGCCCATTGTTACCATATCGACACCCATAAATAACAAGTCTTGATAAATGGCTTTCGTAATTCCGCGTCCTGCTGCTGCGTTTTCACCATTTGCAATAATGACGTCTGGTGCATACTTTCTTTTTAATCTCGGTAAATACGATTCTAGTGCATCTCTTCCGATTGATCCGACAATATCTCCAATAAATAAAATTTTCACAAACTCACCTTTTTTCCATAAGAAAAAGGCTTCTTTGAATAGACATTCATCGAAGCCTTACTCTTATTATTTTGCGTATTCAACTGCTCTAGTTTCTCTAATAACCGTCACTTTGATATGACCTGGATAATCCAGCTCTTCTTCAATCCGTTTCCGGATGTCTCGAGCTAAACGATGCGCCGTCATGTCATCAATTTGTTCAGGTCGCACCATGATGCGAATTTCACGTCCCGCTTGAATAGCGAATGATTTCTCTACGCCTTCATACGACTCGGAAATTTCTTCAAGTTTTTCTAGGCGACGAATGTAGTTTTCCAATGTTTCACTTCTTGCACCTGGACGAGCAGCTGACAATGCATCTGCTGCTGCTACGATGACAGAAATGATTGAAGTCGCTTCTGTGTCACCGTGATGGGAAGCAATACTGTTTATCACTACAGGATGTTCTTTGTATTTAGTTCCAAGTTCTACACCGATCTCTACGTGACTGCCTTCTACTTCATGATCGATTGCTTTACCAATGTCATGTAAAAGTCCAGCACGACGAGCAAGTGTAACGTCTTCTCCAAGTTCAGCTGCCATTAAGCCTGACAAGAATGCTACTTCCACAGAGTGCTTCAGTACATTTTGTCCATAACTTGTACGGTAACGAAGGCGTCCAAGAATTTTGATCAAATCAGGATGTAAGTTATGAACACCTACGTCAAATGTGGTTTGTTCCCCAATTTCACGAATTTGTTCATCCACTTCACGTCTGGACTTCTCAACCATTTCTTCGATGCGCGCTGGATGGATACGGCCATCTGATACCAGTTTTTCAAGAGCCAATCGAGCCGTTTCGCGACGAATTGGATCAAATCCTGATAGAATAACCGCTTCTGGTGTATCATCGATGATTAAATCGATTCCGGTTAAGGTTTCAAGCGTACGGATGTTACGCCCTTCACGCCCAATGATACGACCTTTCATTTCATCGTTTGGCAAGTTTACTACCGACACAGTAGTTTCTGCTACATGGTCTGCTGCAAATCGTTGCATCGCCAATGATAAAATGTTTTTCGCTTTTTTGTCCGATTCTTCTTTAGCACGAGCTTCTGACTCTTTCATCATTACCGCAATATCCGTTGAAAGTTCTTTCTCAACATCTTGCAAGATAATTGATTTGGCTTCTTCTCGTGTCAAAGATGAGATTCGTTCCATTTCAGATTGCTGCTGTCGGACTAACTCTTCGGCTTTGCTCTCCATCTGTTCAATATGCTGTTGTTTTTCTGAGAGCGTTTCGTCTTTACGTTCTAGACTCGCTTCTCTTTTGTTTAATGCATCATCCTTGCGATCCAAATTTTCTTCTCTCTGCAACAACCGATTCTCTTGTCTTTGTAGTTCAGAACGGCGTTCCCGAATTTCAGATTCTGTTTCAGTACGCAATTTATGATTTTCGTCTTTCGCTTCCAATAATGCTTCTTTTTTCAGCGCTTCAGCTTCTCGTTTTGCATCTTCGACTATTTGCTCCGCAGAGTTTTTAGCGCCTGCAATATTGGAATCGTTTGCTTTTTTTAATGCAAAATAACCAACAACTACACCGACGATGATACCAAGCAAAGCGAAGATGAACTCATTAATACCCATTCGGACACCTCCTCTTGCTATTGATTTGTTTTCATTTTAAAAGATGAATGATCAAACTTGTTTCACTACAACTATTTTAAAATTAGTAAATTATACAATTTTAATTGTATAGATGGACTTATGTCGTGTCAACCCAGGAAAGCGGAAGTAGCAGTCTTGAGCCAAGGGGAAGTTAGCAACACGTTCGCATTAATGAATACACGCGTTTCTGCTGTGCGCTAACTTTACGAAATTTACTATAGTAAAAAAGCCGCAAAGCTTTTTTGAACTGCACCGAAATTGTTAGACACAACTAACAATGGAGGTGCAGTTTTTTATGGCGAAATTTAAAGTTGAAGATAAGATACGCGCTGTTCGGGAGTATTTAACTGGGCATGACTCGATGAATGAAGTCGCTAAGCGGTATGGGGTAAACAAAAGAGGATTCCATCAATGGATTGAGCTGTACCAACATCACGGCGTAGAGGGATTGATGAAACGCTATACAAACTATACACCTGAGTTTAAGATGGACGTATTAAACTTTATGAACGATACCGGGGCGTCCCCTATGAAAGCAGCTGCTGTTTTCAATATCCCTTCCAGAACGACCGTGATGAAATGGGAGAAAGCACTTGATCAAAGTGGCATGGACGCCCTTATTTCAAAACAAAGGGGGCATCCATCCATGAAAGAGAAATCCAAAAAACCTGTGTCACCAAAGAAACCAACCGAATCACTTCAAGAAGAAGTCGAACGGCTGCGCATGGAGAATGCGTATTTAAAAAAGTTAAATGCCTTAGTGAAGGAAAAAGAACTGTCACAGCGCAACTCAAAGCGCAAGTAATCTATGAGCTAAGGCATGATTTCAAGGTCGTTGACCTCATCAAGATAGCGTCCATTCCTAGAAGTACCTATTATTATTGGATCAAACATCACACTCGTCCCGACAAATACAAAGAGGCAAAAGAAGCGATTGCCGTTATCTTTCATGCACACAAGGGACGATATGGACATCGGAATATCCAAATCGAATTAGGGAAAATAGGAATCCACCTGGATCCAAAAACGGTATTGAAATTGATGAAAGTAATCGGTCTCGCCTGCCGGGTTCGGATGAAGAAATACCGTTCCTATCGTGGCAATGTGGGAACAGCGGCACCGAATATCCTGAACCGAGATTTCTCAGCTGAGAAACCAAATCAAAAATGGGTAACCGATGTGACGGAGTTCTCTCTTTTCGGGCAGAAGCTCTATCTATCACCTGTACTGGACCTGTACAACAGCGAAATCATCGCTTACACCATCCAGAGCCGGCCGACGTATGACCTGGTTTCCACCATGCTTGAACAAGCCTTGAAACGCCTCGACCCAAAAGATGAGCTTGTGCTCCATTCGGATCAGGGCTGGCATTATCAGATGAAGAAATACCAGATGGCATTGAGCAACCGGAACGTCACCCAAAGCATGTCCCGTAAGGGGAACTGTCTCGACAACGCCGTGATCGAAAATTTCTTTGGCATCCTGAAGACGGAACTCCTCTACTTGCAGGAATTTGAAAGTCTTGAACACTTCCGCCAGGAACTGGATGACTATATGATTTACTACAATCAGAAACGAATGAAGAAGAAATTAAAAAACATGAGTCCGGTTGAATACCGGACTCATGTACAACAAGCTGCTTAATTTTTTTGTCTAACTTTTTTGGGTCAGTTCATTTTTGCTTAGCGGCTTTTCCCAATTTATAAACGACTTTTAGTTATCGTCTTCATCTAACAAAAGATTAAAGTCTTCTGGTTCTTCTTTGCTTGCAGCAATTGTATACGTAGCTGCTGCCATGCCATAAGATTCACGGATTTTGTTAGAAATCTCATTACGGATTTCTGGATTTTTAAGCAAGAATTGCTTAACATTTTCACGGCCTTGACCGATTCGTTCTTCGTTATATGAATACCATGAACCGCTCTTTTGAATAATTTCCAAATCAGAACCGATATCGACGATTTCGCCTTCACGCGAAATCCCTTTTCCGTACATAATGTCTACTTCAGCAGTACGGAACGGTGGAGCTACCTTGTTTTTCACAATTTTAATCTTCGTTCTGTTACCAATGATTTCTGTGCCTGATTTTAATGCTTCTGCACGACGTACTTCTAAACGAACAGACGAATAGAATTTCAATGCGCGACCACCAGGTGTTGTTTCTGGGTTACCAAACATTACACCAATTTTCTCACGAATTTGGTTAATGAAAATAACAATGGTATTAGACTTGTTAATAACACCAGATAATTTACGAAGAGCTTGAGACATTAAACGAGCTTGTAATCCCATATGAGAGTCGCCCATTTCACCTTCGATTTCAGCTTTTGGTACTAATGCTGCTACTGAATCGACTACGACGATAT includes:
- a CDS encoding IS3 family transposase (programmed frameshift) codes for the protein MAKFKVEDKIRAVREYLTGHDSMNEVAKRYGVNKRGFHQWIELYQHHGVEGLMKRYTNYTPEFKMDVLNFMNDTGASPMKAAAVFNIPSRTTVMKWEKALDQSGMDALISKQRGHPSMKEKSKKPVSPKKPTESLQEEVERLRMENAYFKKVKCLSEGKRTVTAQLKAQVIYELRHDFKVVDLIKIASIPRSTYYYWIKHHTRPDKYKEAKEAIAVIFHAHKGRYGHRNIQIELGKIGIHLDPKTVLKLMKVIGLACRVRMKKYRSYRGNVGTAAPNILNRDFSAEKPNQKWVTDVTEFSLFGQKLYLSPVLDLYNSEIIAYTIQSRPTYDLVSTMLEQALKRLDPKDELVLHSDQGWHYQMKKYQMALSNRNVTQSMSRKGNCLDNAVIENFFGILKTELLYLQEFESLEHFRQELDDYMIYYNQKRMKKKLKNMSPVEYRTHVQQAA
- a CDS encoding TIGR00282 family metallophosphoesterase, producing the protein MKILFIGDIVGSIGRDALESYLPRLKRKYAPDVIIANGENAAAGRGITKAIYQDLLFMGVDMVTMGNHTWDQKEIFDFIDEVDYLIRPANFSDEAPGRGMATVTKNGQTLSVINLHGRVFLPPHEDPFQKADELVAEAKAISPLVFVDFHAEATSEKIAMGWHLDGRASVVVGTHTHVQTADARILPNGTAYISDVGMTGPYDEILGMNKEAVLYRFKTNMPTRFEVPKRGRSVVSGFFTEVDDQTGKATSFERVYINEDYPFRG
- the recA gene encoding recombinase RecA gives rise to the protein MSDRKAALDMALKQIEKQFGKGSVMKLGENSDRNISSVSSGSLALDTALGIGGYPRGRVIEVYGPESSGKTTVSLHAIAEVQATGGTAAFIDAEHALDPVYAKNLGVNIDELLLSQPDTGEQALEIAEALVRSGAVDIVVVDSVAALVPKAEIEGEMGDSHMGLQARLMSQALRKLSGVINKSNTIVIFINQIREKIGVMFGNPETTPGGRALKFYSSVRLEVRRAEALKSGTEIIGNRTKIKIVKNKVAPPFRTAEVDIMYGKGISREGEIVDIGSDLEIIQKSGSWYSYNEERIGQGRENVKQFLLKNPEIRNEISNKIRESYGMAAATYTIAASKEEPEDFNLLLDEDDN
- a CDS encoding RicAFT regulatory complex protein RicA family protein, with protein sequence MTYTKQEIVDKAREVADMIAATEEVDFFKRAEAQINENQQIREKIASLKSLQKQAVNFQAYGKERALNLIEGKIAKIEEEIDAVPIVQEFKQSQSDVNSLLQMVSTAIANQVTNNIITETGGDLLRGETGSKVRNDKPGSCG
- the rny gene encoding ribonuclease Y, whose amino-acid sequence is MGINEFIFALLGIIVGVVVGYFALKKANDSNIAGAKNSAEQIVEDAKREAEALKKEALLEAKDENHKLRTETESEIRERRSELQRQENRLLQREENLDRKDDALNKREASLERKDETLSEKQQHIEQMESKAEELVRQQQSEMERISSLTREEAKSIILQDVEKELSTDIAVMMKESEARAKEESDKKAKNILSLAMQRFAADHVAETTVSVVNLPNDEMKGRIIGREGRNIRTLETLTGIDLIIDDTPEAVILSGFDPIRRETARLALEKLVSDGRIHPARIEEMVEKSRREVDEQIREIGEQTTFDVGVHNLHPDLIKILGRLRYRTSYGQNVLKHSVEVAFLSGLMAAELGEDVTLARRAGLLHDIGKAIDHEVEGSHVEIGVELGTKYKEHPVVINSIASHHGDTEATSIISVIVAAADALSAARPGARSETLENYIRRLEKLEEISESYEGVEKSFAIQAGREIRIMVRPEQIDDMTAHRLARDIRKRIEEELDYPGHIKVTVIRETRAVEYAK